The Hyla sarda isolate aHylSar1 chromosome 3, aHylSar1.hap1, whole genome shotgun sequence genome contains the following window.
TGGTGTCTCCGACAGATGGGCCATCGAAAGTATCCTACACTTTACAGCGCCAGACTATCTTCAACATTTCCCTTATGAAACTCTACAACCACAGGCCACTTACGGAGCCAAGTTTGCAGAAAACAGTTTTAATAAATAACATGTTGAGACGGATACAGGAGGAGCTAAAGCAAGAAGGCAGCTTGAAGCCTGTTTTTATTAGCACTTCACAGACCTCGGATCCTCTCGGAGACTCGTACCAGGAGGCTCAGCCTGCATTCAGCCATCTCAGCTCCCAGCCTCTTCAGCCCACTGACTTATTAAGCACTACACCACTAGAGTCTTGCCTCACTCCTGCCTCTCTGCTTGAGGAGGACACATATTGCACTTCCCAAACAGTCCAGCAGAATATTTCTAGCAGCAAATTACCATCACCACCGCCACCTGCTCTTGTCCAGCCAGTAAAAGACAGTTTCTCCTCCGCATTGGATGAAATCGAGGAGCTGTGTCCATCGTCTACCTCCACAGAGGCAGCTGCAGAAGCAGCCGTGCATCTAAAAGATGAACCTGTTGCAGCAGGAACCCTTAAGCCTGAGGGAACACAAGAGAATAGAACAAGTGAGCCAAAACTAATGGATTCTCTTCCAGGGAATTTCGAATTAACAACCTCCACCGGCTTTCTTACAGATCTGACTTTAGATGATATCCTTTTTTCTGACATTGACACGTCCATGTACGATTTTGATCCTTGCACATCCAATACAGGAGCAGCCTCGAAAATGGCACCTGATGAACTCCTTAAAACTTTATCTCCTTATAGCAACCAACCGGTAACCCCAAATCAGCCTTTCAAGATGGACCTCACGGAATTAGATCACATAATGGAGGTTTTGGTTGGTtcctaaaaaaaaactctgcataGTCCTCAACTCCTTACACCACAGATTCACAGCACTGTGCACGCAtactttgccttttttttttcaagaaaaaaaaaggatcctGTTTAGATATTGCATTACGCTGTATTGGAGTGCCTTCTGTATGACCACTTTGGAGATATACTTTATAAGTCCGTCTCCAGGGATGGTTATACCATAGTCCACTGAAGATTTCATACATACTATCAAGAGACAACTTAAACATCCTTTTAAGCTGTCTGTGTATAAGCACAAGAATTATGTTGGGGAACGCTGTAAATTGCATGTGCATAACTGTCTATTTTTTCAATAAGGTTTATTGCAAGAGGTAAAATTTTATTATTTAGGTAATCGAAACCCCTTTTTTGTCATTTAAGGTTGGGAGGAAAAATTGGAGGCATTAATTACTGCTTTTTCAGTAAGAATTGCATATACCTGGCTGCTTAGATCCCCCTtgcccaaatgttttttttatatttttgtacagatTCTGTCATTTATTATATTGGGGTTTTttttagaaaaggaaaaaaaagagagaaaaaaattatgcCGAGACAGCTAATGTTTCACGTGACAAAGTAATTTTGATAGGATTTGCGTATGAATTTCCATTCTTATTGAAATGTACAATGTTGGCCCATAACTTTAAATACCTAAGTTCTTCAAGTCCAGCCAGATTTTGAAAGTAGGTTACTTTCAAGCTGTATTCTAATAGAAATAGGGTTATTGCCTATTTAGGTGCAAAAGAAAATTAAATGAATTGGCAAATATTCTGCTCACCCAGCGAAAAGTATTATTTTCTAACTCCCTTGCATATTTACACTTGACTGGGTCTTAGGCTTCCACTACTATCTTTAATTATTTCACCATGGTCCCTGCTGATATATTGAACATGCATAGATACATACACTTAGAACGTGGCTCCTtaacattaacaataaaagtttagaTTTTCCTGCATTGAtggtaagacaagtaatatacgGTAGCTGCATGACTTTACCCTCACCAATGACTTTACCATTGTCACCAATACACTCTTGATAACCGTTTTGGTGGCTAAATCATTGTTGTCAGTACATTCTATTAGGTTGCTTGGAATAATGACAACTTTACATAGACACAGTCATGATGTACACCATGTGGTTATGCTATTTAAGAGGTTTTCTGCCTTGGCTAGATCCTTAGTTAGAATGGTTCCTTGACAATAAGCTGTTCACAAAGTGTCCCACTGCGGAGACCAACAGATTCAAATCAATGGGTTGTCTGAGTAGTGCAGGACAGGACATCTTCTCCAGAGCAAGAGATACTCTTTGTATGCACTCTCCATTTTGGCCAAGAGATGTATTTTCTACACTGGACACTCCCTTTTATTCTTTGGGTAGATAACTGGATTGGTCAACTATAAGTAGGAACAAGCTCTAAGTTTGCTAAATGAAGACTTTGAGTGCCCAGGTTTCAACCTCAACATAGTTCATATTCTGTCATGTCACCATCAACAAATGCCTCACGTAAGAGATTGCTGAGTAATAAAGTCCAGCTCCATATTACACAATATAAATCACTAAACTGTAACTATTTGCCTTGATCAATGAAAGCCTAAACAACACCATTAAGTAAGTGAGATGCAGCCACGTCCTCCTTGtgttgtgtgcatttttttcccatCAGACATTTGCCATACATGTGCCTTTCCATGTCCGAAGTGTACAAATATGTTAATGGGAACCCAACGCAAGCTGTTACCAGACACGTATCCTCTGAAGTAGAACCAAAAGACCATCTGTATCtgtagttctaaaaaaaaaaaaagtatagatcCATTTAATGGTAAACATGCTGGAACTAAAATATTGTCTCACAATGTTTGCGGTAGGCAACTTTTTATCAGTGTTTTATTGTGGTAAAGCCCATGGTATGTGAGATCAGATAGAAATATAGCCTAGGACTGAAGCTGGCCATAGATAGGGATTTTGTTGTGTCTATGATAACTGGCAAACCGCCCACCAATAAAGTGACTGAACAGATCAGATTTAAACCCATCCGATCCAACTAAAGGaaaaaggcattaaaggggtattctgggaaacTCAaattatcccctgtccacaggctaccggataagtgtcagattgcaggggcCAATGACTGCTTTGACTCCCTGAGATCCCCTTGTACAGGATCTGACAACTCACCTGTCCTTGGAGTGCCCCCGTCCCCACCTTCTGAGATAAACAGGAGTGacagcccgctcagccaatcactggcttaaaCAGGGTCCTAGCTCAGCCGGTGATAAGTGGGCAGAAGCACTTAGAGGACTGATGAGTTGCTGGGCCTTGTACAGGAGATCTTAGGGGAGAGGGGAGAcctccccacaatcagacacctatcccctatcctgtggaaggcAATGCTCACTGGGAAAAGTATGAAAAATGTCCTTAACGAATACAATGTTTATCTAGCTGAATAATATGGGCACATTTATGGTGAAatcaggatagatagatagacagctgATTAATATATTGAAGAAACTAAAGATGCTCcctgtatctttttttaaatgggttattccaaaataaaaaagtatcaCCTATGCAGAAGAGTGAAGATAACTAGCTGATTGTCGGCGGTCCTAGTACAGTGCTTGGTTAGCTTCGAAGGCAGCTTAGAGACTGAATGGACAAAGGCTAAGCATGAGGCTGTCATTCCAATCACTCAGTACACAAGGGATCCCCATTCTCATAAtccatgggggtcccagtggtttgaTCTTTACATCAGCTAGTTATCACCTGTAAACACTCAAAGTAAAAAATACCTTAAAATAATTAACCTTCAGTTAATGCTTCACATACGCAAAGAGTGTTATGATTAGACAACTTCAGATCATACGTTTTGTCCCAAGTGTAAGATAAGGAGACGTTTGTTTATAAAGCCCAAGACATGGCATGGTTTCTCCATGTTTGAAATGTAACAACTCAAAATGGTGGAATATGAAAGGTACAGctgtaattttttggggaaaggtAATATATTTAATACGTTTGGAGCTGTCCACGAATGAGCAGCCTTCTCTTCCGATGAGTCTGTCTCTTAAGTTCTCTCCCATCTTTCAAAACCATAGAGAACCCATTTCATGCAAATTCTTCCATTAACAAATCTAGTGGAATCTTTTTTCCCTCAAACTTTTTGAGTTTCCTACTCAGTTTTAATTTGCATATAaacacctcccagctacctcaTAAGAACCATTGCTGACCCACCCAGTTCTCTAGGTAAACCCTTCCATATTTCTGTTAGCTTTCACTATGGCTCATTCACATTTTGTGTAGGGGAAAAGGGAGCACAGATAAACTTTAGTAGGCAACATTCTCTTTTTATTATGTGTGTACATTAAaatctaagtaaaaaaaaaaaaagacatttaaacTGTATTCTAGCAAATGTTCAAATGCCATTTTAGGTTTCTATCAGATATTGTGCTTCTGTAACCATTGTCAGAAACCATGAATTACCCATAATTGGGTTTGTATGCAATTTTTATACCTTATTCACTTAAGAAAAAGTGAGAAAATGGGCTTAC
Protein-coding sequences here:
- the SERTAD2 gene encoding SERTA domain-containing protein 2 isoform X1, encoding MEIQQTPLKVIESIGCHLGSAYKGSSTAAELWNNGKTTKYMLAKPGKRKFDEHEDGLEGKVVSPTDGPSKVSYTLQRQTIFNISLMKLYNHRPLTEPSLQKTVLINNMLRRIQEELKQEGSLKPVFISTSQTSDPLGDSYQEAQPAFSHLSSQPLQPTDLLSTTPLESCLTPASLLEEDTYCTSQTVQQNISSSKLPSPPPPALVQPVKDSFSSALDEIEELCPSSTSTEAAAEAAVHLKDEPVAAGTLKPEGTQENRTSEPKLMDSLPGNFELTTSTGFLTDLTLDDILFSDIDTSMYDFDPCTSNTGAASKMAPDELLKTLSPYSNQPVTPNQPFKMDLTELDHIMEVLVGS
- the SERTAD2 gene encoding SERTA domain-containing protein 2 isoform X2; this encodes MLAKPGKRKFDEHEDGLEGKVVSPTDGPSKVSYTLQRQTIFNISLMKLYNHRPLTEPSLQKTVLINNMLRRIQEELKQEGSLKPVFISTSQTSDPLGDSYQEAQPAFSHLSSQPLQPTDLLSTTPLESCLTPASLLEEDTYCTSQTVQQNISSSKLPSPPPPALVQPVKDSFSSALDEIEELCPSSTSTEAAAEAAVHLKDEPVAAGTLKPEGTQENRTSEPKLMDSLPGNFELTTSTGFLTDLTLDDILFSDIDTSMYDFDPCTSNTGAASKMAPDELLKTLSPYSNQPVTPNQPFKMDLTELDHIMEVLVGS